The genomic DNA CAGGCAACAGGAACGCCGCCGCCAGCGTCGCCAGCAGCACCGGCACCACGATGACCTCGAGCTTGATGACCACCCACAGCAGGGCGAGCACCGCACCGAAGATGACCAGTAACCGCCAGGACCAGGCCGCAGCCTTACGTACCACGGGATCGACCGCTTCGTGGGCGTGTGACATGGGCGCCAGCGTAGCGCCGTGACGACGTTGCACGATGCGGCCGCGCTCGGCACGCCGGGCGCGACACGCCGGATACGCTAAGCGCGTGTCGAACGAGGCTGCGCCAGGACCGATGACGGCCCGCCGTCGCGGCCTCTGGATGGCGTGCCGTCGTGGCGATGCCCGGCCGGCTCGGACGCGCGGCAAGTACTGGTGGCTGCGCTGGGTTCTCATCGGCGTCGCCGTCGCCGTGCTGACCGTCGAGGTCGTGATGGTCTGGGAGCAGCTGGCCAAGGCCTGGCGCAGCCTGCTGTCGGCGACGTGGTGGTGGGTGGCCGCCGCGGCCGTCGCGGCCCTGGCCTCGATGCACAGCTTCGCGCAGATCCAGCGCACCCTGCTGCGGTCCGCCGGGGTCCAGGTCAAGCAGTGGCGATCCGAGGCCGCCTTCTATGCCGGCAATGCACTGTCCACCACGCTGCCGGGCGGTCCGGTGCTCTCGGCCACTTTCGTCTACCGCCAGCAGCGGCTGTGGGGCGCGTCGCCGCTGGTCGCGTCGTGGCAGCTGGTGATGTCCGGGGCGCTGCAGGTGGTCGGGCTGGCCCTGCTGGGTCTGGGTGGCGCGTTCCTGCTCGGCGCGAGCAGGAACCCCCTGTCGCTGATCTTCACGATCGGCGGCTTCGTGGCGCTGCTGCTGCTCGCCCAGGCCGTCGCCGCCAATCCGCAGCAGATCGACGGCATCGGCGTGCGGCTGCTGTCGTGGGTCAACTCGCTGCGCGGTAAGCCCGCCGACACCGGGCTGGACGGCTGGCGCCGCACCCTGAGCCAGCTGGAGTCGGTGAGCCTGAGCCGCCGGACCTTGACCGTGGCGTTCAGCTGGTCGCTGTTCAACTGGATCGCCGATGTCGCATGCCTGGCCTGCGCCGCGTACGCCACCGGCGGGCATCCCTCGCTGGCCGGGCTGACGGTCGCCTACGCCGCGGCCCGCGCGGTCGGGGCGATTCCCCTGATGCCCGGCGGACTGCTCGTGGTCGAGGCGGTGCTGGTGCCCGGTCTGGTCTCCAGCGGGATGACGCTGGCGGGGGCCATCTCGACGATGCTGATCTATCGGCTGGTCAGCTGGATCTTCATCTCGGCCATCGGCTGGGTGGTGTTCTTCTTCCTGTTCCGCACGGAGAAGGACATCGACCCGGATGCGCCCGATCCGGCTGGCAGTCCTGGCACCGCACCCGGGCCGCGGCCCGACAGCCCCGAGGACTCGCCATGACTCCGGGTAGCCGGCTGGCGGCGGCAGTCCTGCTCACCGTCGCGCTGACCTCCTGTACGTCCGTACCACAATCGGGCCGATCTTCCACTCCCTCAACCAGTTCCGCGGATGCCGCCACGCCGATCGTCACGCCCGTCCTGGTCGACGTCGTGGCCGAACCCGTCCCGATGCCGGCCACCGACGGTCGGGTCCATCTCGCGTACGAGCTGCTGCTCACCAACACCTCACCCGAACCCGTGACGGTGGATTCGGTCGCGGTCATGGGACCCGTCGGGCCACTGCTGCAGCTGTCCGGCGCCGGCCTCGGCTACTGGACGCGGACCATGGGCACCCGGGTCAGCACCAACGACCTGGCGCCGGGACAGCGTTCCGTCGTGTGGCTCGACGTCAAACTGGACGCGGGAAGTGCGGTGCCGCAGCAGCTTTCCCACCGCGTGGTGGTCAAGGTCCCTAAACCCATGCCACCGCTCGTGCCGCCGGTGGTGACGGAGAACGTCGCACCCGTGCCGGTGTCCGACCACAAGCCCGTCGTACTCGACCCACCGCTGCGCGGCTCCGGCTGGCTCGACGCCAACGGCTGCTGCGACATGACGCCGCACCGGATGGCCCTCAACCCGATCGACGGAAAGCTCTGGGCCGCAGAGCGATTCGCCATCGACTACGAGCAGCTCCGGGCCGACGGACAGCTGTTCGGCGGGGACCGCGCGAAGACCGACAGCTACCTCTACTTCGGCTCCGACGTACACGCCGTCGCGGACGGCCCCGTGGTCGCGGTCCTCGACGGACTGCCCGAGCAGGTGCCCGGCGTCGACCCGACTGGCCTGACGCTGGCGCAGTACGGCGGCAACCACGTCGTCCAGGACCTCGGGAACGGGAACTTCGCGTTCTACGCGCACCTGAAGACCGGCAGTGTCAAGGTCAAGCCCGGTGACCGGCTGACTGCCGGGCAGGTGCTGGGCAACGTCGGCAACACCGGCAATTCCAGTGCGCCGCATCTACATTTCCACGTGATGAGCACGCCCGATCCGCTGCGCGCCGACGGCCTGCCCTTCGTCTTCCGCTCGTTCCGGCTCACCGACCGACTGGCCGACATGGCCGCCGTCGACGCGGTGGAGGCCGGCGGTCCCGCGCGGCCGGTCCCCGGCTTCACCGTCCGGGCCGAAACCAATGTCAGCCCACTGAATCTGGACGTGATGACCTATGACAACTGAGCCGACCACCGGAAACCGCAGCGCCGCACTGGCTTTCGTCACCGACGTGGTGTTGGTGGTGATCTTCTGCGCCATCGGCCGGCGCAGTCACGCCGAGGGCATCACCCTGGCCGGCGTGGCGCACACGAGCTGGCCGTTCCTGACCGGAACCGTGGCGGGCTGGGCGCTGTCGCGGGGCTGGCACCGCCCGACGGCGCTGAACCCGACCGGGTTGGTGGTGTGGATCAGCACCGTCGTCATCGGCATGCTGCTACGCAAGGCCTCAGCCCAGGGCGTCGCGGTGAGTTTCGTGATCGTCGCCTCGACCGTCACGGCCGTCTTCCTGCTCGGCTGGCGCGGCCTGGCTCGACTCCGCAAGTGATTTGTGCACGAAAATCCGCGCTAGCCGCGGATTTTCGTGCACAAATCCCTGACTAGCGGGCGGCTGGGCCGGGCAGGCCGCAGCGGTCGCGGATGTCCTTGAGCGGCTGCCGGATGCCCTGCAGCTCCGCCTTGGTCTGCGGGTTGGCGATCAGGTACTGCTTGACCTTGGCGTGCGCCTGGTCCTTCGACAGACCCCGCAGACTGGTGAAGAAGTCGTTCACGTCCGGGTGGGTGAACAGGTAGGCAGAGGTCGATGCCTCGACACCGGACTTGACACCGGCGATGTCCGCAGCGGAGCAGTTGGGCGGCAGGTCGTCGGCGAGGGCCGACGGGACGGCACCGAACAACATGCTGCCGGCGACTGCGCCGGCGCCGATGAAACCGGCAACAACGCGTCGCTTGGCCGGAGCGGTGAGCATCATGTGGTCAAACCCCTTCGTCGAGAGTTCCGGTAGCGGAACCCCGACGGGGCTACCGGCCCCTCAAAGATAAGCAGAAGAGCCGGATAACCGCCTGTCTAGCGCCCGGCGGGTTGCGCCGCCGACACGGCCTGGGCCGCCGGAATGGACCCCGTCGCCGTCGTCACGCCGGGCAGGGTGGGCGTGAACGGCACGGCGCCGGGCACGCTCGGCACGGCGGGCATCGCGGGCAGCGTGGCCGGCAGTCCGCCGCCCTGCTGCGCCGACTGCATCAGGCCCATCAGCTGCGGCAGCGTCAACGGCAGCTTGCACTGCGACGACAGCGTCACCAGCGGCGCCTGCAGGTTCTGCAGCGCGGCGCCCTCCTGCGGGTTGGCATCGAAGTAGGTCTTCAGCGCTGCCAGCGACTGCGGGCCGGGCTGCTGCTGCGAGATGTTGGTCAGCGTCTGGTTCGCGGTGGGGTGCGCGTCCAGGTAGGTGCCCGTCGACGTGGCGACCATGCCGATGGTCTTGGCGACCTGGCTGGCCGCACACGGATCCTGGCCCGCACCGGCCGACGGAGCGCCGAACGACGTCACCATCACACCGCCGAGTGCAGTTACAGCGAACGCCCCGGCGAGTCCGCGGCGAACCGCGACACTGGTCGTCTTCATGGCAAATCTCCTCACCGGTTTACGGGCCAACGACGGCCGTGTAAACACTCGGCAAACACTGTTTTCCCGGGGTGGCGCCGATGGCTGCGCCGGCCGCATCCGGGATTCGGCTCCTGCCATCTTGCCATCGCGGCGCGGCCGGTGACCAATCCACACAGCAAACATCCAGGTCACCGCGGGATTCACCCTCGGCGCCGCAGCCCTCCGACGGCCTCCGACGACGTTGCCGGCCGGGCGCGGAGTTGGCCCGGTTGCAGTTGCATCAAGGTTCCCACCTGGCGCCGCAACGGCGCTCGCGAGCCGGTCACCCTACCCCATACTGGGGTAGGGTCGGCCGCACGAAACGCCGATCAAAAGACTCCGGTGGCAACCGGGACGACCGCAGGAAGAGGGTTCGCCATCCAGCAGTTGATGATGCGGCTGAGCGGTCTGCTCCGGCGTTGGCGCTGGGCGGTTTTCGCCACCTGGCTGCTCCTCATGGTGCCGTCTCTGTATCTCGCTGCGACGCAGTCCAGCAACCTCAGCGGCGGCGGGTTCGACGTCGCCGGCTCCCAGTCCCTGCACGTCCAGTACGAGCTCGAGGACCACTTCCCCGACGAGGGCGCCTCACCGCTGGCCCTGGTCGCCGCCCCGAACGCCAACGCGTCGCAGGAAGACATGACCGCCGCCGTCGACGAGCTCAAACGCATCGCGGCGGGCGTCTCCAACGTCAAGGTCGTCCCCGACCCTACGCAGGCCGAGCCGCAGGCCGGCAAACCCTACGTCGTCACGTTGCGCCTCGACTTCAACAACAGTGGCGCCGTCGACATCGCCAAGAAGCTGCGTAAAGCAGTCGGCATCGAGGGCGGCAAGCCCGGTCAGACCGCCGACGGCAAGGTCCGGCTCTACGTCATCGGGCAGGGCGCGCTCGGCGCCGCTGCCAGCGAGACCACCAAGCACGACGTCGCCGAGGCCGAGAAGTGGAACCTGCCGATCGTGCTGATCGTGCTGCTGGCGGTGTTCGGCTCCCTCGCGGCCGCGGCCATGCCGATGCTGCTCGGCGCCTGCACGGTGATCGTGACGATGGGGGTGGTCTACCTCCTGTCCATCTGGGTCACCATGAGCGTCTTCGTGACCACGACGCTGTCGATGTTCGGCATCGCGCTGGCCGTCGACTATTCGCTGTTCATCCTCATGAGATTCCGCGAGGAGCTGCGGGCCGGCCGTGACCCGGAGCAGGCCGTCGACGCGTCGATGGCGACGTCCGGTCTGGCGGTGCTGCTGTCCGGGCTGACGGTCATCGCGTCGATCACCGGCATCTACCTGATCGGCACGCCGGTGCTGTCGTCGATGGCCACCGGCGCCATCCTGGCCGTCGCCGTCGCGGTGCTGACGTCGACCACCCTGATCCCGGCCGTGCTCGCCACGTTCGGCAAGCGGGTCGCCAAACGCTCGTCGTGGCTGCACGTGTCGCGCCGCCCGGACGCCACGCAGTCGCGGTTCTGGACCCAGTGGACCGAGCGGACCATGCGGTGCCCATGGCTGTCGGCGCTACTGGCCACCGTGTTCCTGGTTGCCCTGGCCGCACCGTCGTTCGGCATGCAACTGGGCAACAGCATGCTGCGCCAGTTCGAGCCGTCCCACGAAATCCGCAGCGGCGTGGCCGCGGCGGCGGAAGCGCTGGGCCCCGGCGCGCTCGGCCCGATCCGGGTCCTGGCGACGTTCCCCGACGCGACGGCGTCCGACCCGCAGAACACCGCGACGCTCGACGCCCTGCACCAGACCATGACGCAGGCGCCGGACGTCGCCCAGGTGTCACCGCCGGTGTTCAGCAACGACAACCGCAGCGCCCTGTTCTCGGTGGTGCTCTCGGTGGACCCCGAAGACCTCGTCGCGCGGGACTCCATCACCTGGCTGCGAGAACACCTGCCGGGGGTCGCCGGCCCGAACGTCGCCATCGCCGTCGGTGGACCGACGGCGCTGATCATGGACTTCGACCACCGCGTCGCGAACACCGAGATCCTGGTGTTCGCCTTCGTGTCGCTCATCGCGTTCGTGATGCTGCTGATCTCGATCCGCTCGATCGTGCTGGCGCTCAAGGGCGTCCTCATGACGGTGCTGTCGGTGGCCGCGGCCTACGGCAGCCTGGTGATCGTCTTCGAATGGGGCTGGTTCAAGGCGCTCGGGTTCAAGCCACTGGAATCGCTGGACACCACCATCCCGCCGCTGGTGCTGGCGATGACGTTCGGCTTGTCCATGGACTACGAGATCTTCCTGCTGACACGCATCCGGGAACGCTTCCTGCAGACCGGCAACACCCGCGACGCCGTCGCGTACGGCGTCAGCACCAGTGCCCGCACCATCACCAGTGCCGCGCTCATCATGATCGCCGTCTTCATCGGATTCGCGTTCGCCGGTATGCCGCTGGTGGCCCAGATGGGCGTGGCCTGCGCCGTGGCCATCGCGGTCGACGCGACGGTGGTCCGCCTGGTCCTGGTGCCGGCGCTGATGGCGATGTTCGACCAGTGGAACTGGTGGCTGCCCAAGTGGCTGGACCGCCTGCTGCCGTCGGTGGATTTCGACAAGCCGTTGCCCACCACCGATACCGGCAGCCTCGTCATCATCCCCGACGACATCTCCGCGCTGGGCCCGTCCGGCGCGGAGCTGCGCAGCGTCGTGAAGTCCGCCGCCAAGCTGAAAAGCCTTGCCGAACAGACTGTTACGGTCGCCGATCCGCTGGCGTTCAGCGGCTGCGAGCCGGGCGAGCAGCAGTACGTGCCCCGCGCCGTGCCCCGCCGGATCGCGGCGGCGCCCCCGCGCAAGGACCGGTCCCGCACCGGGCTGGCGTTGCTGCGCCGGCGTGCCCACGGCCTGTCCCGGTCCGCGTCGGACAACCCGGACGTGCACCCCGTCACCATGTGGGGCGGCCGGCTGTCGGTCGCGCTCGACGCGCTGTCGCTCAGCGACACCGACGGCCCCGCCATCGAGCGTCGCAGCCCCGTGGAGACGACGACGGTGCTGCTGCCCACGGGCGACCGGCTCGAAATCCCGACGGGCGCCGAGACGCTGCGGCTCAAGGGCTACCTGATCATGTCCCGCAACAGCGTTCAGGACTACACCGACTTCGTCGATCTGGTGTCGTGCATGGACATCCGGACCGCAGCCGCGGTTCTTGCCGGAATTGACGGGTATTACTGTGGAGAACGGTCGAAGAACCAGTGGGTGGCCACCCAGTTGGTCCGCAGGTTGGCCGACCCGCACCCGTTCGACGACCACGAATCGGCAGATTGGCCCGACGTCAAACAGCGTTGTCTGGCGGTGGCAGTGGCCATGTTGGAGGAGGCGAGGTGACGTTGACATCCGAAGTGAGGGACACCCCTTCTGGTGCCGACGATCCCGGTGACTCCGCCGCAACCGGCACCAACGGGGCACCCACCGTCGCGTTCCCGGCGCAGGCCCCCGGCGAGAAGCCCGTCGAGTTCTGGTCGACGTCCGCCATCCGCGCCGCGCTGGAGAACGACGACCTCGCGGTGTGGCAGCGCATCGTCGTCGCCATCAAGCGCGACCCCTTCGGCCGCACCGCTCGTCAGGTCGAAGAGATCCTGGCGACCACCAACCCGTACGGCATCTCCAAGGCCTTGGCCGAGGTGCTGGCCCGTGCCCGCACCCAGCTCGAGGCCAACGAATGCGCCGAGGTCGCGCGCCAGATCCGGCTGCTGATGGAGCGTTCCGGTCTCAGCGAGACGGAATTCGCGTCCCGCATCGGTGTTGGCGCACAAGAACTTTCGGCCTACGTCGCGGGCACCACCAGCCCGTCGGCCGCGCTGCTGGTACGCATGCGGCGGCTCTCGGACCGGTTCGCCCGGATGCGCTCCGCCCGGTCCTGAGCCGGCGCCCGAGCCGTCCTACCGCGACGCGATCGGCGTCACGTCCATGACCAGCCAGCGGCCGTCCTGCTTCGTCAGCGTGACCCGCAGCCCCAACACCGTCGCCTGCGCCGGCTTGTTCGGGGTGTTCTGAGTGGCCCGCATGACCACCGCGACACTGGCGAAATTCGGGCCGATGGTCTCGATACCGGCCGAGATGGTGCTGGCCTGCCCGGCCACCCCACGGCTGGTCAGGTCCTTGGCGACCGCGTTGAACTCGTTGCGGTAGGCCTCCGCGCGCTGCGGCGCCATCAGCGACGTGGCCCGGTCGATCGACACGTTCGGCGCGCCGGGGGTGAAGGTCGCCGACGCCTCCGCGACGCTGCTGGCGATGCCCACGACCGTGGACATGTCGTTCTCGGTGGTGCGGTCGGGCACCGTCCACTTGGTGTAGCCGACGATGGCGGCCGCGACCACCGCGACCGCCGTCAGCCCCACGACCGCGAGCCGCAGCCTGGGCGCGTCGTCATCGGTGCCCATGGTGACGCCGTCACGGCGGAACAGCACGAAGTTGACCACCGACGCCTGCAACACCAGCAGACCGACGATGGTGCCCACCACGACCCACCACAGCGGCCGCTCCAGGGCCAGCCCGATGTAGACGAGACTCGCCAGCACCGCGAGCGGCGCCAGGATGTCGAAGACCAGTACCCGCCACGCGTTCCTCATCGCAGCGTCTCCAATCGCGAGATCAGCATCTTGCCGTCGACGTCGGACACCCCGAGGCGCAGCCGCCAGCGCACGGTCTGCGGCTTGGCACCGGCGTTCTGGCTCACCGACGTCGCGATCACCAGCACCGTCGTCGTATCCGAGGCGATCGCCGCCAGCTCGGGCTGGACCGCCGGTTTGCCCTGGTCCCCCGGCGGCGCGTGATGCAGCGTCTCCAGCGCGACGGACTCGATCTGACCACTGGTCTGGCTCTGCAGCTTCTGCACCAGCTGGGTGAACGGCGCGACGGTGGCGTCGAAATCGGCGTTGAGCTGGCCGACGGTGCCCTCGTGCAGCTTCGGCACGTTGACGGCGACGTTGTCCTTGGTCATGTTGATCAGCAGGTTGGACCACTCGGCGGCGGCTTTCATGGCCTGCGCCTCGTGCGCGCGCTCCGCGTCGTCGGCCCGGTGGCCCAGGTAGACCCAGGTCGCGACGACGACGGCGACCGCCGCGACGACACCCAGCACGGCCGAGGCGATGCCGTAACGGCTGAAGATTCCCTCAGCCTGATCACTCGGTGCGGCGGCCTTGGTGGCGGGCTTGGCGGCAGTGGCCGCGCCGGCCGATCCGGCGTCTTTCGCTGTGTCTTTGGCAGCGTCTTTTTCGGCGGAGTCTTCGCTGCGCTCGTCGGGCATGGGCGTGAGGCTACCCGCAGCGCCGTCGCGCACTGCAGCGGCGATGGCAGGATGGCGAGGTGAGTCTCGAAGCTACCTCTCCCCGATCCGGTATCGACCTGAGCTACCTCGACCCCGGCGCCCGCCCGCAGGACGACCTGTTCGGTCACGTCAACGGCCGCTGGCTCACCGACTACGACATCCCGGCCGACCGCGCCACCGACGGCGCCTTCCGCCTGCTGGCCGACCGCGCCGAGGAGCAGGTGCGTGACCTCATCACGACGGCCTCGGGCCCGGTGGGCTCTGATGCCCAGCGCATCGGCGACCTCTACGCGAGCTTCATGGACACCGAGCGGGTGGCCGCCGTCGGCCTCGCGCCGCTGTTGGCGGAGCTTGCCCTGATTTCCGATGCGGCCGACTCCGCCGCTTTGGCCACGGTGCTCGGCGCGTTGCAGCGCACCGGCGTCGGCGGTGGCGCCGGCGCCTACGTCGACACCGATTCCAAGGACTCGACGCGGTACCTGCTGCACTTCACGCAGTCCGGCCTCGGCCTGCCCGACGAGTCCTACTACCGCGAACCGGCACACGCGGCGGTGCTCGCGGCCTACCCGCAGCACATCGCCCGCATGCTGAGTCTGGTCTTCGGCGGCGATCAGGCCGAGACCGCCGCCCGGATCGTCGCGCTGGAGACCAAGCTGGCCGCCGCGCACTGGGACGTGGTCAAGCGCCGCGACGCCGACCTGAGCTACAACCTGCGCCGGTTCGCCGACCTCGCCGACGAGGCACCCGGCTTCGACTGGGCCGGCTGGCTGGCGGCGGTGGGCGCGCCGGCCGACGTGGTCGCCGAAGTCGTGGTGCGGCAACCCGATTTCCTGGTCGCGTTCGGCGCGCTGTGGGCGTCCGAGCCGCTCGAGGACTGGAAGGCCTGGCTGAGCTGGCGCCTGATCAGCGGCCGCGCCCCGATCCTGACCGACGACCTGGTCGCGGAGAACTTCGATTTCTACGGCCGCACCCTGTCGGGCACCGAGGAAATCCGGGACCGCTGGAAGCGTGGCGTCGGCCTCGTCGAGGGTCTGATGGGCGACGCCGTCGGAAAGCTGTACGTGGAGCGGCACTTCCCGCCGTCGCACAAGGCGCGGATGGACGAACTGGTGGCCAACCTGCGCGAGGCCTACCGCGTCAGCATCACCAACCTGGAGTGGATGACGCCTGAGACGCGGCAACGCGCGCTGGCCAAGCTGGACAAGTTCACCCCGAAGATCGGCTACCCGGCACGCTGGCGGGACTACTCGAACCTGGTGATCGACGCCGGCGACCTGTACGGCAACTACCTGCGCGGCCAGGCCGTCGAGCACGACCGGGAGCTGGCGAAGCTGGGCAGTGAAGTGGACCGCGACGAGTGGTTCATGACGCCGCAGACGGTGAATGCCTACTACAACCCGGGCATGAACGAGATCGTCTTCCCCGCAGCGATCCTGCAGCCGCCGTTCTTCGACGCCGAGGCCGACGACGCCGCCAACTACGGCGGGATCGGCGCGGTGATCGGGCACGAGATCGGGCACGGCTTCGACGACCAGGGCGCCAAGTACGACGGCGACGGCAATCTGGTCGACTGGTGGACCGATACCGACCGCGCCGAATTCGGTTTGCGGACAAAAGCTCTCATCGAGCAGTACGAGGCCTTCACGCCACGGGCACTGGATGCGGGCCACCACGTGAACGGCGCGTTCACCGTCGGCGAGAACATCGGCGACCTGGGCGGGCTGTCCATCGCGCTGCTCGCCTACGAGCTGTCACTGGGCGGCAAGGAGGCGCCCGTCATCGACGGGCTGACCGGCGTCCAGCGCGTCTACTTCGGCTGGGCCCAGGTGTGGCGCACCAAATCCCGTGACGCCGAAGCCATTCGGCGCCTCGCCGTCGACCCGCACTCGCCGCCGGAGTTCCGGTGCAACGGCGTGATCCGGAACATCGACTCGTTCTACGAGGCGTTCGATGTCAGCACGTCCGACGAGCTGTACCTGGATCCCGCCGAGCGCGTGCGCATCTGGAATTAGCCATACCACGCGAAAACCCCCTATTTCGTTGGAAATAGGGGGTTTTCGCGTTGTCGACGGATCAGCGCGTGCCGGCGCCCGAACCCGAGCCGCTGCCCGTGGACGGCGTCGCGGCCGGCGTCTGCATGCCCCATTGCCAGTCGCCCGCACCGTCGGAGTAGTTGTACAGGCCGACCGAGTTCTTCACGACGATCGGGTCACCACTGCCGAACTGGTCGTAGAACCACTTCGCGTTGTCGGGCGAGAGGTTGATGCAGCCGTGGCTGACGTTGCGCTTGCCCTGGTCGGACACCGACCACGGGGCGCTGTGCACGAACGCGCCGCTGTTGTCGATGCGGACCGCCCAATTGACCTTCAGCTTGTAGCCCTCGGGTGAGTTGACCGGGACGCCGTACGTCGACGAGTCCATCACGATGTCCGGGAACTTCTCCAGCACGTAGTAGGTGCCGTTCTTGGTCTCGTTACCGGACTTGCCCATGGACATCGGGAACGTCTTCTCGACCTTGCCGTTGCGGCTGATGGTCATCTGGTGCGTGGCGTTGTCGGCCGTCGCGACCAGCGCGTCACCGGTGCGGAAGCTGGACTTGGTGCCCGCGGCGTCGATGTTGACGACGGTGTTCGCCGGCCAGAACGCGATGGGCCGCCAGCGCAGCTGGGTGTCGGTCACCCAATAGAACATGCCCGGCACCGGCGGGTTCGACGAGATGTGCACGGCGTCCTGCGCCATCTGCTTGTTGGCGATGGGCCGCGGGAAGTTGATGTAGATCGGCTTGGCCACACCCACCATGGACCCGTTCACCGGGTTGAAGGTGGGCGGGTTGAACGGCGGCTGGCCGACGAACGGCGTCGGGTTCTGGCCGGCCGGGGTACCTGCCGGGATCGGCTGGGGTTCGCCCGGGATCGGGGCGCCCGGGATGACGGGAGCGGGCGCGACGGGTGCGCCGGGGGCCAGCGGGTCACCGACCGGCGGGATCGGCGGCGGCAAGGGAGCCTCCGTGGGCAGACCCGGGTCGATCGGCGCGGCTGCCACACCGGGGTCCGGCGCATCCGGGTCGGCCAGCGCCGACGGGGTTGCGACGGTCATTCCGGCGACCAGTCCGGCCGCCACGACCGCGGTCAGAAGCTTGCTCTTGTTCCACTGCGGCATCCGCCACCTCCAGTTCACAACGTCCCCAGTCTCTCATAGCGCGCTGACCGGCCCCTGCCGCGAAAGGCCGTCATACCCCCATGGCGGCCCCGTAGAAGGCCGCTGAACTGCACTGTTGATCGCCCCAGATATGTCGGGCGTTACTCCCACCGGCCGCACTGGAGACCTCGGAAGCGCCACCGACGGTGTCCAAGCCCCGGGGATCCGCGCACAATCGACCCTGTGATTGTTGCTTTCAGCGTCAGCCCGATGGGTGGTGACGAGTCCGGCGGCGTCGGCGCGGCCGTCGCCGCGGCCGTGCGGGTGGTGCGCGAGTCGGGTCTGCCCAACGAGACCAATGCGATGTTCACGAACATCGAGGGCGAGTGGGACGAGGTGATGGCCGTGGTCAAACGGGCCGTGGACGCGGTGGCGGCGGCGTCCCCGCGGGTCAGCCTGGTCCTCAAGGCCGACATCCGGCCCGGCTACACCGGCCAGCTGACCGCGAAGGTGCAGCGCATCGAGGACGAACTCGGCGCCTAGCGCGATCGGGGGCGGCGGGAACCGCTAACACGATCGACACACAGCCGTGACTGCCGGCGACATCATCGTGCCGACAATCGTCAGGCATGGGTCCAGATGCGCGCGGCGGGATTGACCAGGCATTCGGTACCGGTCCGACGATCGGCCCGTCGGTGGCCGAGATCCTCGAATCCCACGCCGGAGGCACCGGCTCCCCGGTCAAGACCGCGGCCCGCGTCGCCGATGCGATCGCCGCCCGCGGGGACGACGGCACGTGGCTGTCGGTCGTGCCCCGCGAGGAGCTCCTGAAGGCCGCTGCCGAGATCGAGAACCGGCCCGGCGCGCGCACCCTGCCGCTGTACGGCGTGCCGTTCGGGGTGAAGGACAGCATCGACGTCGCCGGGGTGCCGACGACGCTGTCGTGCCCGGACTATGCATACGTTGCCGAGCGGACCGCGCCGGCGGTGCAACGGCTGCTCGACGCGGGTGCGCTCTACGTCGGCAAGACCAACCTCGACCAGTTCGCCACCGGCCTCAACGGCACCCGCACGCCCTACACCGTGCCGCGCAGCGTCTTCGGCGGTGGCCTCATCTCGGGCGGGTCCA from Mycolicibacterium phocaicum includes the following:
- a CDS encoding MMPL family transporter — protein: MMRLSGLLRRWRWAVFATWLLLMVPSLYLAATQSSNLSGGGFDVAGSQSLHVQYELEDHFPDEGASPLALVAAPNANASQEDMTAAVDELKRIAAGVSNVKVVPDPTQAEPQAGKPYVVTLRLDFNNSGAVDIAKKLRKAVGIEGGKPGQTADGKVRLYVIGQGALGAAASETTKHDVAEAEKWNLPIVLIVLLAVFGSLAAAAMPMLLGACTVIVTMGVVYLLSIWVTMSVFVTTTLSMFGIALAVDYSLFILMRFREELRAGRDPEQAVDASMATSGLAVLLSGLTVIASITGIYLIGTPVLSSMATGAILAVAVAVLTSTTLIPAVLATFGKRVAKRSSWLHVSRRPDATQSRFWTQWTERTMRCPWLSALLATVFLVALAAPSFGMQLGNSMLRQFEPSHEIRSGVAAAAEALGPGALGPIRVLATFPDATASDPQNTATLDALHQTMTQAPDVAQVSPPVFSNDNRSALFSVVLSVDPEDLVARDSITWLREHLPGVAGPNVAIAVGGPTALIMDFDHRVANTEILVFAFVSLIAFVMLLISIRSIVLALKGVLMTVLSVAAAYGSLVIVFEWGWFKALGFKPLESLDTTIPPLVLAMTFGLSMDYEIFLLTRIRERFLQTGNTRDAVAYGVSTSARTITSAALIMIAVFIGFAFAGMPLVAQMGVACAVAIAVDATVVRLVLVPALMAMFDQWNWWLPKWLDRLLPSVDFDKPLPTTDTGSLVIIPDDISALGPSGAELRSVVKSAAKLKSLAEQTVTVADPLAFSGCEPGEQQYVPRAVPRRIAAAPPRKDRSRTGLALLRRRAHGLSRSASDNPDVHPVTMWGGRLSVALDALSLSDTDGPAIERRSPVETTTVLLPTGDRLEIPTGAETLRLKGYLIMSRNSVQDYTDFVDLVSCMDIRTAAAVLAGIDGYYCGERSKNQWVATQLVRRLADPHPFDDHESADWPDVKQRCLAVAVAMLEEAR
- a CDS encoding M23 family metallopeptidase, with the protein product MTPGSRLAAAVLLTVALTSCTSVPQSGRSSTPSTSSADAATPIVTPVLVDVVAEPVPMPATDGRVHLAYELLLTNTSPEPVTVDSVAVMGPVGPLLQLSGAGLGYWTRTMGTRVSTNDLAPGQRSVVWLDVKLDAGSAVPQQLSHRVVVKVPKPMPPLVPPVVTENVAPVPVSDHKPVVLDPPLRGSGWLDANGCCDMTPHRMALNPIDGKLWAAERFAIDYEQLRADGQLFGGDRAKTDSYLYFGSDVHAVADGPVVAVLDGLPEQVPGVDPTGLTLAQYGGNHVVQDLGNGNFAFYAHLKTGSVKVKPGDRLTAGQVLGNVGNTGNSSAPHLHFHVMSTPDPLRADGLPFVFRSFRLTDRLADMAAVDAVEAGGPARPVPGFTVRAETNVSPLNLDVMTYDN
- a CDS encoding heme-binding protein, with translation MMLTAPAKRRVVAGFIGAGAVAGSMLFGAVPSALADDLPPNCSAADIAGVKSGVEASTSAYLFTHPDVNDFFTSLRGLSKDQAHAKVKQYLIANPQTKAELQGIRQPLKDIRDRCGLPGPAAR
- a CDS encoding lysylphosphatidylglycerol synthase transmembrane domain-containing protein yields the protein MACRRGDARPARTRGKYWWLRWVLIGVAVAVLTVEVVMVWEQLAKAWRSLLSATWWWVAAAAVAALASMHSFAQIQRTLLRSAGVQVKQWRSEAAFYAGNALSTTLPGGPVLSATFVYRQQRLWGASPLVASWQLVMSGALQVVGLALLGLGGAFLLGASRNPLSLIFTIGGFVALLLLAQAVAANPQQIDGIGVRLLSWVNSLRGKPADTGLDGWRRTLSQLESVSLSRRTLTVAFSWSLFNWIADVACLACAAYATGGHPSLAGLTVAYAAARAVGAIPLMPGGLLVVEAVLVPGLVSSGMTLAGAISTMLIYRLVSWIFISAIGWVVFFFLFRTEKDIDPDAPDPAGSPGTAPGPRPDSPEDSP
- a CDS encoding DUF3054 domain-containing protein: MTTEPTTGNRSAALAFVTDVVLVVIFCAIGRRSHAEGITLAGVAHTSWPFLTGTVAGWALSRGWHRPTALNPTGLVVWISTVVIGMLLRKASAQGVAVSFVIVASTVTAVFLLGWRGLARLRK
- a CDS encoding hemophore codes for the protein MKTTSVAVRRGLAGAFAVTALGGVMVTSFGAPSAGAGQDPCAASQVAKTIGMVATSTGTYLDAHPTANQTLTNISQQQPGPQSLAALKTYFDANPQEGAALQNLQAPLVTLSSQCKLPLTLPQLMGLMQSAQQGGGLPATLPAMPAVPSVPGAVPFTPTLPGVTTATGSIPAAQAVSAAQPAGR